A genome region from Nicotiana tabacum cultivar K326 chromosome 13, ASM71507v2, whole genome shotgun sequence includes the following:
- the LOC107816078 gene encoding uncharacterized protein LOC107816078, translating to MIESVASWFTPTVLFCFLNLMIGTIFITSSLKTDTKKQHRQSTENSIPQLARSPSLLQRVRSFNFSFPDPFSSVTHDFSVNSPQLDRTPSLLQRVRSINLSFSRLEKPGPIPSYADPYEEEQVQKVDNIEPQIESHVTRSKSATCVETLPTRTMMKSASERMAVAVAEEEEEADQVDRRRPATTREKASFGEDEAVNEKADDFINKFRQQLKLQRLDSIIRYKEMLNKGVGR from the coding sequence ATGATTGAATCTGTAGCTAGCTGGTTCACTCCCACAGTTCTCTTTTGCTTTCTGAACCTCATGATTGGAACTATTTTCATCACTTCAAGTCTCAAAACTGATACTAAGAAACAACACCGACAAAGTACAGAAAACTCAATACCCCAACTCGCTCGAAGTCCATCTTTGTTACAACGAGTCAGGTCCTTTAACTTCTCTTTCCCTGATCCATTTTCCTCCGTCACTCATGACTTTTCCGTTAACTCACCACAACTCGACCGTACTCCATCTCTATTACAACGGGTCCGGTCCATCAACTTGTCTTTCTCCCGGTTGGAAAAGCCCGGTCCAATTCCTTCATACGCCGACCCATATGAAGAAGAACAAGTTCAAAAAGTTGATAATATTGAACCGCAGATTGAGAGTCACGTGACAAGGAGTAAGTCTGCCACGTGCGTTGAAACGCTTCCGACGAGGACGATGATGAAGTCGGCAAGTGAGAGGATGGCGGTGGCAGTAgcggaggaggaggaagaggcgGACCAGGTGGATCGGCGGCGACCGGCGACGACGAGGGAAAAGGCgtcgtttggagaagatgaagcagttAATGAGAAAGCTGATGATTTTATTAACAAGTTTAGGCAGCAGTTGAAGTTACAGAGGCTTGATTCTATTATTAGGTACAAGGAAATGTTGAATAAAGGAGTTGGGAGGTGA